From the genome of Streptomyces sp. V1I1, one region includes:
- a CDS encoding LLM class flavin-dependent oxidoreductase — translation MLIGVGLPSTVPGARREEIIDWARQAEQFGFSTLGVLDRLVYDNYEPLIALTAAAAVTDRIGLATTVLTPPYRNNTPLLAKQLASLDRLSGGRLTLGVAAGNREDDFVVSAVPHSARGPVLDSLLVDLERIWGGDGLGFDRPVGPTPETLPPVLVGGTSDAAFRRAAKYGRGWIAGGSSPSGYRANAARVTAAWEKAGRTDRPHLVTLLYFSLGTAAADRAKEYLLDYYAFSGRAESIVGMAFTEADRLRRAVKEYEEAGCDEIVFMPCGSDSGQLELLADAVL, via the coding sequence ATGCTGATAGGTGTGGGACTCCCCTCCACCGTCCCAGGCGCCCGCCGGGAGGAGATCATCGACTGGGCGCGCCAGGCCGAGCAGTTCGGCTTCTCGACGCTCGGGGTACTCGACCGCCTGGTGTACGACAACTACGAGCCGCTGATCGCGCTCACGGCGGCCGCCGCGGTGACCGACCGGATCGGGCTCGCGACGACGGTGCTGACCCCGCCGTACCGCAACAACACCCCGTTGCTGGCCAAGCAACTGGCGTCGCTCGACCGCCTGTCCGGGGGCCGTCTGACGCTCGGGGTGGCGGCGGGGAACCGGGAGGACGACTTCGTGGTGTCGGCTGTTCCGCACTCCGCGCGCGGGCCCGTGCTGGACTCGCTGCTGGTGGATCTGGAACGGATCTGGGGCGGCGACGGTCTCGGCTTCGACCGGCCGGTCGGCCCCACCCCCGAGACGCTGCCGCCGGTGCTGGTCGGCGGCACGTCCGACGCGGCGTTCCGGCGCGCGGCGAAGTACGGTCGCGGCTGGATCGCCGGCGGGAGCTCGCCGTCCGGCTACCGGGCCAACGCGGCGCGGGTAACGGCCGCCTGGGAGAAGGCCGGCCGGACGGACAGGCCGCATCTGGTGACGCTGCTGTACTTCTCGCTGGGCACGGCGGCCGCGGACCGGGCCAAGGAGTATCTGCTGGACTACTACGCCTTCAGCGGGCGGGCCGAGTCCATCGTGGGCATGGCCTTCACGGAAGCGGACCGGCTGCGGCGGGCGGTGAAGGAGTACGAGGAGGCCGGCTGCGACGAGATCGTCTTCATGCCGTGCGGCAGCGACTCCGGCCAGCTCGAACTCCTCGCCGACGCGGTGCTGTGA
- a CDS encoding cytochrome P450 — MTAEDPPRTFPLPAPDPLEPAPEFAKLRESEPVAPLTLPTGHRAWVVTRYEDVRHVLADPRFSKEALTAPDAPRLLPVAKGSKSIFVMDPPEHTRLRKLVTKAFTARRIEQLRPAVRQTADRLIASMAAEGSPADLIGHLAQPLPITVICELLGVPYDDHERFREWTDVMLSVSAAQHDAVMEARVSLNAYLAELIETKKANPADDLLTVLIDAREEGDRLSEEELLAFGHTLLVAGYHATTGEIVGALITLLRKPDLWERLLADRELVPSAVEELFRYSLAGGGAGAMRIATEDMELGGALIRAGEAVLPAITSANRDESVFGQAAEVDIAREHNPHLTFGHGLHHCLGAQLGRIELQEALGALLDRLPGLRLAVPPEELEWVRGSAFKRPRTLPVTW; from the coding sequence ATGACCGCTGAGGATCCTCCGCGCACCTTTCCGCTCCCCGCGCCCGATCCCCTGGAGCCCGCGCCGGAGTTCGCGAAACTGCGCGAGTCGGAGCCCGTCGCGCCGCTGACGCTGCCCACGGGCCACCGGGCGTGGGTGGTGACCCGCTATGAGGACGTACGTCATGTGCTCGCGGACCCCCGGTTCAGCAAGGAAGCGCTGACCGCGCCGGACGCGCCGCGGCTGCTGCCGGTCGCCAAGGGCTCGAAGTCCATCTTCGTGATGGACCCGCCGGAGCACACCCGGCTGCGGAAGCTGGTCACCAAGGCGTTCACGGCTCGCCGGATCGAGCAGCTGCGCCCGGCCGTGCGGCAGACTGCCGACCGGCTGATCGCATCCATGGCGGCCGAAGGTTCGCCCGCGGATCTGATCGGGCATCTGGCGCAGCCGCTGCCGATCACGGTCATCTGTGAGCTGCTCGGGGTCCCGTACGACGACCATGAGCGGTTCCGGGAGTGGACCGATGTCATGCTCAGCGTCTCCGCGGCGCAGCACGATGCGGTGATGGAGGCGCGCGTCAGCCTCAACGCCTATCTCGCCGAGCTGATCGAGACGAAGAAGGCGAACCCCGCCGACGATCTGCTCACCGTGCTGATCGACGCCCGGGAGGAGGGCGACCGGCTGTCCGAGGAGGAGCTGCTCGCCTTCGGGCACACGCTGCTGGTGGCGGGGTACCACGCGACGACCGGCGAGATAGTGGGCGCGCTGATCACCCTGCTGCGCAAGCCCGACCTGTGGGAACGGCTGCTGGCCGACAGGGAGTTGGTGCCCAGCGCGGTCGAGGAGCTGTTCCGCTACTCGCTGGCGGGCGGCGGCGCCGGCGCGATGCGGATCGCCACCGAGGACATGGAGCTGGGCGGCGCGTTGATCCGTGCGGGCGAGGCGGTGCTGCCGGCGATCACTTCCGCCAACCGTGACGAGTCCGTCTTCGGGCAGGCCGCCGAGGTCGACATCGCCCGCGAGCACAACCCGCATCTCACCTTCGGGCATGGGCTGCACCACTGCCTGGGCGCGCAGCTGGGCCGGATCGAACTGCAGGAGGCGCTCGGCGCGCTGCTTGACCGGCTGCCGGGGTTGCGTCTCGCGGTCCCCCCGGAGGAGCTGGAGTGGGTACGAGGCTCGGCGTTCAAGCGGCCGCGGACGCTGCCCGTGACCTGGTGA
- a CDS encoding SDR family NAD(P)-dependent oxidoreductase, whose product MAGRERRRTALVTGANRGLGLAVGSLLHARGFRVVLGGRDEEAVTTAASELGAEAVVLDVSDDASVKRAAERVGRVDVLVNNAGTFLDRGDPPSAVPLPLVEATLAVNVLGAWRVSQAFVPGMVEQGWGRVVMVSSGTGSFTNGLFPQAPAYSASKAALNAVTVLLAKETDGTGVLVNAVNPGLVRTRMRPDAKRSPEDAAADIAYAATLPDGAPSGVFFRSGAVVGW is encoded by the coding sequence ATGGCGGGACGGGAGAGGCGGCGCACCGCCCTCGTGACGGGCGCGAACCGGGGTCTCGGCCTGGCGGTCGGCTCGCTGCTGCATGCGCGCGGCTTCCGTGTGGTGCTCGGCGGGCGCGACGAGGAGGCGGTGACCACGGCGGCATCGGAACTCGGCGCGGAGGCCGTCGTCCTCGATGTGTCGGACGACGCGTCGGTCAAGCGCGCGGCCGAGCGGGTGGGGCGCGTCGACGTCCTGGTGAACAACGCCGGGACGTTCCTCGACCGCGGTGATCCCCCGTCTGCGGTCCCGCTGCCGCTGGTCGAGGCCACGCTCGCGGTGAACGTGCTGGGCGCGTGGCGGGTCTCCCAGGCCTTTGTGCCGGGCATGGTCGAGCAGGGCTGGGGACGCGTCGTGATGGTCTCCAGCGGTACGGGCTCCTTCACCAACGGCCTTTTCCCACAGGCGCCGGCGTACTCGGCGTCCAAGGCCGCGCTGAATGCGGTGACCGTGCTTCTGGCGAAGGAGACGGACGGCACGGGGGTCCTGGTGAACGCCGTCAACCCGGGGCTGGTCCGGACCCGGATGCGCCCCGACGCTAAGCGCTCCCCCGAGGACGCGGCTGCGGACATCGCGTATGCCGCGACGTTGCCGGACGGGGCGCCGAGTGGGGTTTTCTTCCGCAGTGGGGCGGTCGTCGGCTGGTGA
- a CDS encoding nucleotide disphospho-sugar-binding domain-containing protein, producing MRVLFTSWAWPTHYYQMVPLAWALRAAGHEVRAASSPALSATIAASGVPAVAVGDDSVDAVARIRDYIPGRAPVSADAAGDRPTRAKGPRAVSLFADLAAAMADDLVAYGRDWRPDLIVFEPTAYAGPLAAEVLGVPSVRFPWGADLMHRAGAVELEREVMAPLCERFGLDGVDLLGSLTLDPCPAAMQVPAAQASRPIVRQPVRPVPYNGSGSLPVPLPPAERRRPRVCVTWGTTVGRLHDDMYLAPWVVDALETLDVGIVVAVAREQRHLLGEVPERVKVLESVPLHAVLPHCDAVVAHGGAGTILTSLAAGLPQLVVPQLIDHTFNAQRFTATGAGLSLGKDEAEPERIRTAVLDLLQEPAYRKAAQEVRQEIQSRPSPARIVDVLTGLEAAGPATPPAEGGR from the coding sequence ATGCGGGTGCTGTTCACGAGCTGGGCATGGCCGACCCACTACTACCAGATGGTGCCGCTGGCCTGGGCGCTGCGGGCAGCCGGCCATGAGGTGCGGGCGGCCAGTTCGCCCGCGCTGAGCGCGACGATCGCCGCTTCCGGGGTGCCCGCCGTGGCGGTCGGGGACGACAGCGTCGACGCCGTCGCCCGGATCCGCGACTACATACCCGGGCGGGCGCCCGTATCGGCCGACGCCGCGGGCGACCGGCCGACACGGGCCAAGGGGCCGCGGGCGGTTTCGCTGTTCGCGGATCTGGCGGCGGCGATGGCGGACGATCTGGTGGCGTACGGCCGCGACTGGCGGCCGGACCTGATCGTTTTCGAACCCACCGCGTACGCGGGCCCGTTGGCGGCCGAGGTGCTCGGGGTGCCTTCGGTGCGTTTTCCGTGGGGCGCTGATCTGATGCACCGGGCGGGCGCCGTGGAGCTGGAGCGCGAGGTCATGGCTCCGCTGTGCGAGCGCTTCGGCCTCGACGGCGTCGACCTGCTGGGCAGTCTGACCCTCGATCCCTGCCCGGCCGCCATGCAGGTGCCCGCGGCTCAGGCATCGCGTCCGATCGTGCGGCAGCCGGTGCGTCCGGTGCCGTACAACGGTTCCGGGTCGCTGCCCGTCCCACTGCCCCCGGCCGAGCGCCGCCGGCCGCGGGTGTGCGTCACCTGGGGCACCACGGTGGGCCGGCTGCACGACGACATGTATCTCGCCCCGTGGGTCGTCGACGCGCTCGAGACGCTCGACGTCGGAATCGTGGTCGCGGTCGCCCGCGAGCAGCGGCATCTGCTGGGTGAGGTGCCCGAGCGGGTGAAGGTGCTGGAATCGGTTCCCCTGCATGCCGTACTGCCCCACTGCGACGCGGTGGTGGCTCACGGCGGCGCCGGCACGATCCTCACCTCGCTCGCCGCCGGGCTGCCGCAGCTGGTGGTTCCGCAGCTGATCGACCACACCTTCAACGCCCAGCGGTTCACGGCCACCGGGGCGGGACTGAGCCTCGGCAAGGACGAGGCCGAACCGGAGCGGATCCGTACGGCGGTGCTCGATCTCCTTCAGGAGCCCGCGTACCGCAAGGCCGCACAGGAAGTGCGCCAGGAGATCCAGTCGCGTCCGTCCCCGGCCCGGATCGTCGACGTCCTCACCGGGCTCGAGGCAGCGGGCCCGGCCACTCCCCCGGCCGAAGGAGGCCGCTGA
- a CDS encoding methyltransferase, translating to MTSTPEKQGSLSLQDIVGLGMAFGSAKVLLTATELELFTKLSETGPATEGEIRERLGLHSRGSREFLNALVRLGLLERKDGKYGNTESAETHLVKGKRTYVGRFLDRSNAVLYPAWAGFTESLKTGESQIEGHGDDNMFKHLYKSEEQMRDFVAMMDALNWAVGPELAKEFDWSSVKTVTDVGGARGNLLATIIDAHPHLTGTVFDLPTVQPAYEDHIGGLGLKDKIAFHGGDFFADPVPTADVVIIGHVLEDWSPERRQQLIKSAFAGLKPGGFLLVYDPMLDDELSPLNNLLTSLTMLVVTHGGSEYHVDDARKWFDEAGFAEVTAKLLATNDILLVGRKK from the coding sequence ATGACAAGCACACCCGAAAAGCAGGGTTCGCTGAGCCTCCAAGACATCGTCGGACTGGGCATGGCCTTCGGAAGCGCCAAGGTCCTGCTGACGGCCACCGAACTCGAGCTCTTCACCAAGCTGAGCGAGACCGGGCCTGCGACCGAGGGGGAGATCCGCGAGCGGCTGGGTCTGCACTCGCGCGGCTCCCGTGAGTTCCTCAACGCGCTGGTCCGGCTCGGACTGCTCGAGCGCAAGGACGGCAAGTACGGCAACACCGAGTCGGCCGAAACCCACCTGGTCAAGGGCAAGCGCACCTACGTCGGCCGCTTCCTCGACCGCTCGAACGCCGTCCTGTACCCGGCGTGGGCCGGCTTCACCGAGTCGCTGAAGACCGGTGAGTCGCAGATCGAGGGCCACGGCGACGACAACATGTTCAAGCACCTGTACAAGAGCGAAGAGCAGATGCGCGACTTCGTCGCCATGATGGACGCGCTCAACTGGGCCGTCGGCCCCGAGCTGGCCAAGGAGTTCGACTGGAGCTCCGTCAAGACCGTCACCGACGTCGGCGGCGCGCGCGGCAACCTCCTCGCCACCATCATCGACGCCCACCCGCACCTGACCGGCACCGTTTTCGACCTGCCGACCGTGCAGCCGGCGTACGAGGACCACATCGGCGGACTCGGTCTCAAGGACAAGATCGCCTTCCACGGCGGCGACTTCTTCGCCGACCCGGTTCCGACGGCGGACGTCGTCATCATCGGACACGTCCTGGAGGACTGGTCCCCCGAGCGCCGGCAGCAGCTGATCAAGAGTGCGTTCGCCGGTCTGAAGCCGGGCGGCTTCCTGCTCGTCTACGACCCCATGCTGGACGACGAGCTCTCCCCGCTGAACAACCTGCTGACCAGCCTGACCATGCTCGTGGTCACCCACGGCGGGTCGGAGTACCACGTCGACGACGCCAGGAAGTGGTTCGACGAGGCAGGCTTCGCCGAGGTCACCGCAAAGCTCCTGGCCACCAACGACATCCTCCTGGTCGGCCGCAAGAAGTGA
- a CDS encoding peptide MFS transporter, whose protein sequence is MTTDATAPVAGERQPEPVRRGFLGWPRWFTTLFGTDMWERFSFYGMAALLFLYASEPKADGGLGLGNSTAAALFGVYLSTVFMASLPGGWIGDRILGARRAVLYGGIVIALGHVCMAVPTVPTFYGGLGLLAVGTGLLKPNLASMLAAFYPRDAHAERDAGFSIFYMSIQISAVIAPLVTGALGELVDWHLGFGVAALGMAIGVLQYVRGSASFGEVGKEPTRRAAPDERRRVVRGGLVIVAAVILILGADAAAGTLKLRHVLMLAGLFAIGSTIACFWYLLHSREVTPEERHRVRAYIWVFLSAAIFWMIFVQGGSVFTLFAKVSTDRTVGGFTIPASWFHAAVPLFMIAVAPFFARLWIRLGDRIAAPTKLACGLGFMAASLVVMSLATIVASDGRDVTPLWLLVAYLLQACGEMSFAPVGMSVTTKVAPATFISQMIGVFWLAAALGAGVGGQAVRFSEDNLPGPGYFLVMAGLAAAVGTALALGAGRLRRRLGV, encoded by the coding sequence ATGACTACCGATGCCACTGCCCCGGTGGCCGGCGAGCGGCAGCCCGAACCCGTCCGGCGCGGCTTCCTCGGCTGGCCGCGCTGGTTCACCACGCTGTTCGGCACCGACATGTGGGAGCGGTTCAGCTTCTACGGCATGGCCGCGCTGCTCTTCCTGTACGCCTCGGAACCCAAGGCCGACGGCGGCCTCGGGCTCGGCAACAGCACGGCGGCGGCCCTGTTCGGCGTCTATCTCTCCACCGTCTTCATGGCGTCGCTTCCCGGCGGCTGGATCGGCGACCGGATCCTCGGCGCGCGCCGGGCTGTCCTGTACGGCGGGATCGTCATCGCCCTCGGACACGTCTGCATGGCGGTGCCGACCGTGCCGACCTTCTACGGCGGCCTTGGCCTGCTGGCCGTCGGCACCGGCCTGCTCAAGCCGAACCTCGCCAGCATGCTCGCCGCGTTCTACCCGCGCGACGCGCACGCCGAGCGCGACGCGGGCTTCTCCATCTTCTATATGAGCATCCAGATCAGCGCCGTGATCGCACCGCTGGTGACCGGGGCGCTCGGCGAACTCGTCGACTGGCACCTGGGCTTCGGCGTGGCCGCGCTCGGCATGGCGATCGGCGTCCTGCAGTACGTACGCGGCAGCGCGAGCTTCGGCGAGGTCGGCAAGGAGCCGACCCGCAGGGCGGCACCGGACGAGCGGCGGCGCGTGGTGCGCGGCGGCCTCGTCATCGTCGCCGCGGTGATCCTGATCCTCGGCGCCGACGCCGCGGCCGGCACGCTGAAACTGCGTCATGTGCTGATGCTGGCCGGGCTGTTCGCGATCGGCTCGACCATCGCCTGCTTCTGGTATCTGCTGCACAGCAGGGAGGTCACGCCCGAGGAGCGCCACCGAGTAAGGGCCTACATCTGGGTCTTCCTCAGCGCCGCGATCTTCTGGATGATCTTCGTCCAGGGCGGATCGGTCTTCACCCTCTTCGCGAAGGTGTCCACCGACCGCACGGTGGGCGGCTTCACGATCCCGGCCAGCTGGTTCCACGCCGCCGTCCCGCTGTTCATGATCGCGGTGGCCCCGTTCTTCGCCCGCCTCTGGATCCGCCTCGGCGACCGCATCGCCGCACCGACCAAACTCGCCTGCGGGCTGGGCTTCATGGCCGCGAGCCTGGTGGTGATGTCCCTGGCCACGATCGTCGCCTCGGACGGCCGGGATGTCACACCGCTGTGGCTGCTCGTCGCGTATCTGCTCCAGGCGTGCGGGGAGATGTCCTTCGCCCCGGTCGGCATGAGCGTCACCACGAAGGTGGCCCCGGCGACTTTCATCAGCCAGATGATCGGCGTCTTCTGGCTGGCGGCGGCGCTGGGAGCGGGCGTCGGGGGCCAGGCGGTCCGCTTCTCTGAGGACAACTTGCCGGGGCCGGGCTACTTCCTGGTGATGGCGGGGCTGGCCGCGGCGGTGGGCACGGCCCTGGCGCTGGGGGCGGGCCGCCTGCGCCGCCGACTGGGCGTCTAG
- a CDS encoding ferredoxin, which translates to MTTSTPQWRIAVDRACKRSGICTAQAPRYFTVDALLRTRPVDELVDPDGELIEVVEACPAEAISVTDQHTGRSVVPNEE; encoded by the coding sequence ATGACCACGTCCACGCCCCAGTGGCGGATCGCGGTGGACCGCGCGTGCAAGCGCAGCGGCATCTGCACCGCGCAGGCCCCGCGCTACTTCACAGTCGACGCCTTGCTGCGCACCCGTCCGGTCGACGAACTCGTCGACCCGGACGGTGAGTTGATCGAAGTCGTCGAAGCCTGCCCGGCGGAGGCCATCTCCGTCACCGACCAGCACACCGGTCGGTCCGTCGTACCCAACGAGGAGTGA
- a CDS encoding cytochrome P450: protein MSIDEELLAFPFPAPPPEGFEPPEEFSRLRDKAPVSRVTLPTGDRAWLLTRYADVRQALVDPRLSRAAAEQSGAPRMGNTSPGPKTILGMDPPDHSRLRRLVMQAFTARRVESLRPRIQQLADEQAGLVLVAPHPVDLMSCFALSLPIKVIFELLGVPYEDCDRLHAWSEVIFSLGGHTREEVGDARGNIVGYLRGLIESRRQEPTDDLLGVLVHARDEGQSLSEEELLDFAMILMTVGHQSTSNSLGIALFTLLQHPEQLELLRKKPELVPGAVEELLRHNPFVFTGTQLRVATEDVEIGGVTIREGEAVIAALGSANHDEEIFADPDRFDVERTPNVHLSFGYGVHHCLGAQLARLEMQIALRTLIEKLPDTLRLAVPVEWLTWKTGLTARALANLPVTW from the coding sequence ATGTCGATCGACGAGGAGCTCCTCGCGTTTCCGTTCCCGGCGCCCCCGCCCGAGGGCTTCGAGCCGCCGGAGGAGTTCTCCCGCCTGCGCGACAAGGCACCGGTCAGCCGGGTGACCCTGCCGACCGGTGACCGGGCGTGGCTGCTGACCCGTTACGCGGACGTGCGCCAGGCGCTGGTCGACCCGCGCCTGAGCCGCGCCGCGGCCGAGCAGTCCGGCGCGCCGCGGATGGGCAACACCAGCCCCGGGCCCAAGACCATCCTCGGCATGGATCCGCCCGACCACTCCCGGCTGCGCCGCCTGGTGATGCAGGCCTTCACCGCCCGCCGGGTGGAGTCGCTGCGGCCGCGGATCCAGCAACTCGCCGACGAGCAGGCCGGACTGGTGCTGGTGGCCCCGCACCCGGTCGACCTGATGTCGTGCTTCGCGCTCAGCCTGCCGATCAAGGTCATCTTCGAACTCCTCGGAGTCCCGTACGAGGACTGCGACCGGCTGCACGCGTGGAGCGAGGTCATCTTCAGCCTCGGCGGCCACACCCGGGAGGAAGTCGGCGACGCCCGGGGCAACATCGTCGGCTATCTGCGCGGCCTGATCGAGTCCCGCCGACAGGAGCCCACCGACGATCTGCTCGGCGTCCTGGTGCACGCCCGCGACGAAGGACAGTCGCTGTCCGAGGAAGAACTCCTCGACTTCGCGATGATCCTGATGACGGTGGGGCACCAGTCCACCTCCAACTCCCTCGGCATCGCCCTGTTCACCCTGCTCCAGCACCCCGAGCAGCTGGAACTGCTGCGCAAGAAGCCGGAGCTGGTGCCCGGCGCGGTCGAGGAACTGCTGCGCCACAACCCCTTCGTCTTCACCGGCACCCAGCTGCGGGTCGCCACCGAGGACGTCGAGATCGGTGGCGTGACCATCCGCGAGGGCGAAGCGGTGATCGCCGCGCTCGGATCGGCCAACCACGACGAAGAGATCTTCGCCGACCCCGACCGGTTCGACGTGGAGCGCACCCCGAACGTCCATCTGTCCTTCGGCTACGGCGTGCACCACTGCCTCGGGGCTCAACTCGCCCGGCTCGAGATGCAGATCGCCCTGCGGACCCTGATCGAGAAGCTGCCGGACACCCTGCGGCTCGCCGTCCCGGTGGAGTGGCTGACCTGGAAGACAGGTCTCACCGCCCGGGCGCTGGCGAACCTCCCGGTCACCTGGTGA
- the asnB gene encoding asparagine synthase (glutamine-hydrolyzing) has translation MCGIAGWVDFTRDLRQEATAVRAMTDTMALRGPDAGDVWITEHAALGHRRLSIIDLEGGRQPMVAEENGRVLAALTYSGEVYNFRELREELVGRGHRFHTRSDTEVVLRAYLEWGEGFVERLNGMYAFAIWDARSEELLLVRDRVGIKPLYYQQLPGGGVLFGSEPKAILANRLASRTVDADGLREILAGTKAPGVGAIRDMPELTPGYVLKIGRNGSTQRRYWKLEAHEHEDDLPTTIRTVRELLEDIVTRQIVSDVPLCTMLSGGLDSSTLTALAAIAKGQDGSGKVRSFAVDFAGYLDNFEPDLTHPTPDSPYVHEVVEHVGADHNHIVLGNDDMIEASVRREVVRAMDWPVLIAGPGSMDISLYLLFRAIRGQSTVALTGESADELFGGYPWFHHPEYGRPGTLPWTLAHNLGLPALFGPLSAHLDVPSYQADQYRQAVSGMPNLPGESGRDKQFRECTYFFLTRFMRTLLDRKDRLSMALGLEVRVPFCDHRLQEYVFNAPREFKTFDGQWKSLLRAAVKDLLPESILHRPKTGYPISNDTAYDAYVQEQFGKLLAAGDAPVLPLLNPTVVEDVRRDQTVAGKLTRIEVDMALHINEWLSAYDLVLDF, from the coding sequence ATGTGCGGCATCGCTGGGTGGGTGGACTTCACACGTGATCTGCGCCAAGAGGCCACCGCCGTACGGGCGATGACCGACACGATGGCACTGCGGGGACCGGACGCGGGTGACGTCTGGATCACCGAGCACGCTGCCCTCGGCCACCGGCGGCTGTCCATCATCGACCTCGAAGGCGGCCGCCAGCCCATGGTGGCCGAGGAGAACGGCCGCGTCCTGGCCGCCCTCACCTACAGCGGTGAGGTCTACAACTTCCGGGAGCTGAGGGAGGAACTGGTCGGCCGCGGCCACCGGTTCCACACCCGCAGCGACACCGAAGTGGTCCTGCGCGCCTACCTGGAGTGGGGCGAGGGCTTCGTCGAGCGGCTCAACGGCATGTACGCCTTCGCCATCTGGGACGCCCGCAGCGAAGAACTACTGCTCGTACGCGACCGGGTGGGCATCAAGCCCCTCTACTACCAGCAACTGCCCGGCGGCGGCGTTCTCTTCGGATCCGAGCCCAAGGCCATCCTGGCCAACCGGCTCGCGAGCCGCACCGTCGACGCCGACGGCCTGCGGGAGATCCTCGCCGGCACCAAGGCCCCCGGCGTCGGCGCCATCCGCGACATGCCGGAGCTGACCCCCGGATACGTACTCAAGATCGGCCGCAACGGCAGCACGCAGCGCAGGTACTGGAAGCTGGAGGCGCACGAGCACGAGGACGACCTCCCCACCACGATCCGCACCGTGCGCGAACTGCTCGAGGACATCGTCACCCGGCAGATCGTCAGCGATGTGCCGCTGTGCACCATGCTCTCCGGCGGCCTCGACTCCAGCACCCTCACCGCGCTCGCCGCCATCGCCAAAGGGCAGGACGGCAGCGGAAAGGTGCGCTCGTTCGCCGTCGACTTCGCCGGATATCTCGACAACTTCGAGCCCGACCTCACCCACCCGACACCCGACTCCCCGTACGTCCACGAGGTCGTCGAGCACGTCGGCGCGGACCACAACCACATCGTGCTCGGCAACGACGACATGATCGAGGCGTCGGTGCGCCGCGAGGTGGTCAGGGCCATGGACTGGCCGGTCCTCATCGCAGGCCCCGGCAGCATGGACATCTCGCTCTATCTGCTCTTCCGCGCGATCCGCGGCCAGTCCACCGTAGCGCTGACCGGCGAGTCCGCCGACGAACTGTTCGGCGGCTACCCGTGGTTCCACCACCCGGAGTACGGGCGGCCCGGCACCCTTCCGTGGACCCTCGCCCACAACCTCGGGCTGCCCGCGCTGTTCGGGCCGCTCTCCGCCCACCTGGACGTCCCGTCCTACCAGGCGGACCAGTACCGCCAGGCCGTCTCGGGAATGCCGAACCTGCCCGGCGAGAGCGGCCGGGACAAGCAGTTCCGCGAATGCACCTACTTCTTCCTCACCCGCTTCATGCGCACCCTGCTGGACCGCAAGGACCGCCTCAGCATGGCGCTGGGCCTGGAGGTGCGGGTGCCGTTCTGCGACCACCGGCTCCAGGAGTACGTCTTCAACGCGCCCCGCGAGTTCAAGACCTTCGACGGCCAGTGGAAGAGCCTGCTGCGCGCGGCGGTCAAGGACCTGCTGCCCGAGTCCATACTGCACCGCCCCAAGACGGGCTACCCGATCTCCAACGACACCGCCTACGACGCCTACGTACAGGAGCAGTTCGGCAAGCTCCTGGCGGCCGGCGACGCCCCGGTGCTGCCGCTGCTCAACCCGACCGTCGTCGAGGACGTCCGGCGGGACCAGACGGTGGCCGGCAAGCTCACCCGTATCGAGGTCGACATGGCCCTGCACATCAACGAGTGGCTGTCCGCGTACGACCTGGTCCTCGACTTCTGA
- a CDS encoding SDR family NAD(P)-dependent oxidoreductase: MELGLTGKVVLLTGGSGGIGRPLARSFGREGARVALTYLRRADAAKDVAASIEEAGGEALPVQLDLTDRQSIDAAVGHVVDRWGGIDILVVNASATGGPNPKPVGFEEISPDTWLPLLRSEVEGAFHTVQAVLPVMKSRDWGRIVFMSASIVHRGRKGEEAYTASKAALHGLSRTLATELFTDNIFSNVVAPGPTVTEGLLGKLPDSLRQRIADVTPEEAKRLLNEGMPHLRFSTVDDVNNTVLFLASAANGNITGNVINVDGGH; this comes from the coding sequence ATGGAGTTGGGACTGACCGGCAAGGTCGTGCTGCTCACCGGGGGCAGCGGCGGTATCGGCCGACCTCTCGCGCGCTCCTTCGGCCGGGAGGGCGCCAGGGTGGCGCTGACCTATCTGCGGCGTGCGGACGCCGCCAAGGACGTGGCGGCGTCGATCGAGGAGGCAGGCGGCGAGGCGCTGCCGGTCCAGCTCGATCTGACGGACCGTCAGTCCATCGACGCCGCCGTGGGGCATGTCGTGGACAGATGGGGCGGCATCGACATCCTCGTGGTCAACGCATCGGCGACCGGCGGCCCGAACCCCAAGCCCGTGGGGTTCGAGGAGATCTCGCCAGACACCTGGCTGCCGTTGCTGCGCTCCGAGGTGGAGGGCGCCTTCCACACGGTTCAGGCGGTGCTGCCGGTGATGAAGTCCCGTGACTGGGGCCGCATCGTGTTCATGTCGGCGAGCATCGTGCACCGCGGCCGCAAGGGCGAAGAGGCCTACACGGCGAGCAAGGCGGCGCTGCACGGGCTCAGCCGCACCCTGGCCACCGAGCTGTTCACCGACAACATCTTCAGCAATGTGGTGGCCCCTGGGCCCACGGTTACCGAAGGGCTGCTCGGCAAGCTTCCGGACAGCCTCAGGCAGCGCATCGCGGACGTCACTCCCGAGGAGGCCAAGCGCCTGCTCAACGAGGGCATGCCGCATCTGCGGTTCTCCACCGTCGACGACGTCAACAACACGGTGCTGTTCCTGGCTTCCGCGGCCAACGGCAACATCACCGGAAATGTGATCAACGTCGACGGCGGCCACTGA